The genomic region TTTCCGATTAAAAATAACGCTAAACCGACAAGCAATGCGGATAGGAAATAAATTCCGTAGGCGCCTCCGAACGGGTAGGCGATCGCATAAAGAATTCCTAATGAAATCGGAAACGCGATGATCTTATGGCCGTTGACTACGGACATTTTCAAAAGACTGAACTTGAGTTCCGGATCGAATTCAAAACCCGGATAAAAAACGTCCAAGGATCGGAACCCGCTGAGAAAGATCGATTTTCCGAGAATGAACTTTTCGTAATGATCTGCGGAAAGAAGATATTTCGGAGGAATCGTCAGGTAGAGAAAATACGAAAAGAAAAAGGCGGCAAAAAGAAGTGCGTATTTATTTTTGAAAATCGGATCGAGGATTGTTTTGAATTTTTGGATCATCGTTACTTTCGAATTTAAAAACGGGGGCAATTTCGTGTCGGAGTCAGCTTATCGAAATTGTTTTCGAGGTCAATCCGTTTCGTTTTTTCATTGATCCGTCCCGAGAATCGTGTAAAACTTGAAGTTATGCAACAGGAAACTTCAACAGGTCAAAATTTACTTGGTCAATTTCTTGCGCAATCGCCGGTAAAATCTCTGATCGATCGTTATCGAACCGAAAGAGGAAAGATCCGAAGTTTTATGGAAAAACTTCCTCTGTATTCGAGCGCTCTTAAGGATCACGAATTTCAAAACGCGGATTCCATGTTGAGAAAAGAATTGGCTTCCAAGGTCTCTCTTCTCAAAGAACCCGTTCGAAGATTGGAAGAGGCCTTCGTATCGGCGAGAAAATTGGATCTGATCGGAAGCAGTGAGATCGCGGTTTTGTTAATCGACAAACTTACCAATACGATTCAATCGGCGGGATACGGGCTGACCGGGCTCGCCACCGGATTCAAAGCGACCGCGGAAGAATTGGAAAAACTCGCGGAATTCGATCATTCTCTCTTTAAAGAAGTGGAAGGAATCGAATCCAAAATCCAAGCTCTCAAAGTTACTGCGGATTCTTCCGTTCAGGAAGTTCGTAACGCGATCGGCGAAGTCCGTTCGGCTTTGGACGAATTGGAAAACGCGTTTCGCTCGAGAAAGGAATTGTTCACGAAACTCTAAGATTCAAAAACGGGTCTTATCTCGTTGAAAGAATTGGATCGGTTTTCGAGTCTTAAACGCAACGTACTTTTTAAATAAACGATTAAGGAATATACCATGGCATTGATTGATGTGATAAAATACGAGGGACAACCCGGCGAGATCGTTTGGAAATTTCCAAGAAACGATATCAGCCATTTCGGTCAACTCGTCGTAAACGAAAGTCAGGAAGCGGTTTTCTTTAAGGAAGGAAAGGCCCTCGACGTTTTCGGTCCCGGAACTCATACTCTCAAAACGGGAAACATTCCCATTTTGGAAAAACTCGTAAACCTGCCGTTCGGCGGACAAACTCCGTTTACCGCGGAGATCGTTTACGTAAACAAGTCCGTGATCAACATGACTTGGGGAACTCCGGCTCCGATTCAAATTGAAGATCCGAAGTATCATATCACTCTCGGTTTAAGAGCATTCGGAAATTATAATATTAAAGTGATCGACTCCAAGTCTTTCGTGAACACGGTCGTGGGAACCCAACAACGATTCAACCACGACGGAGTGGATAAACTTCTCAAGCCGATGGTCGTCACGAGACTCAGCGATTTTATCTCCGAAGTCGTATTAAAAAACGGGGTTCCGATCACTCAGATTTCTCAACACCTCGAGGAAGCTTCCGCCGCCGGAAAAACAAAAACCCAACCGGATTTTCAAAAATACGGACTTGAGATTTTGGATTTTTTCATTCAATCGATCAACTTCGATCAGAACGATCCGAACTTCCAAAAGATCCAGAAGGTTCTCACCGATAAATTCGAAATCGAAACGATGGGAAATATGTATCAGCAAAAGAGAATGTTGGATATCGGAGAAGCCGCAGCCAACAATCCGGGCGGCGCTGCCGGAGAAGGTATGAGCGCGGGAATGGGTCTCGGAATGGGAATGAACATGGCCGGTATGATGTCCAACATGATGGGACAAAATCAAGCCGGAGCCAAACCTGCGGCTGAGGACGCAACGGCGAGACTCGCCAAGTTGAAGACTCTGCTCGACGGAGGTCTCATCACTCAGGAAGAATTTGATACCAAAAAAAAGGACATTTTGAATTCTATCTAAAATATGGTCTCCACTCTTACCCGATACAAAGCAGAATTCGAATGTATAAACGACTCTTGTAAAACTCGATATGATCTCAACGAGATCGTCTACGAATGTAAAAAATGCGGAAGCCTTCTTCAGGTTTCGCACGACATAGAGGCGTTAAAAACCGTATCGGGACAAGAGTGGAAAAACCAATTCGACGCGCGTTTTCGTTCCGTTCAGTTTCCGAACTCCTCCGGGATTTGGAACAAAAGAGAATGGGTTCTTCCTCATATCGAAGATAAAAATATCGTAACGTCCGGAGAAGGTCTAACGCATCTTTTCAATTCGGATCGACTTACCGAAAGTTTAGGACTCGGTAGCTTTTACGTAAAACAATGTGGGATCTCCCACACCGGTTCTTTCAAAGATCTGGGTATGACCGTCCTATTATCCCAAGTCAAACATATGATCGCATCGGGAGTTCCGATCCAAGCGGTTGCATGCGCGAGTTCGGGCGATACTTCCGCGGCGCTTGCGTCTTACGCGGCTAAGGCGGGAATTCCCGCGATTATATTCTTACCTGCGGGAAAAGTATCGCAAGCCCAGTTGATTCAACCGGTTTCGAACGGAGCGAAAGTGATCGCGCTCGATACGGATTTCGACGGTTGTATGCAGATCGTAAAGGAAGTAACTCGAGAAGCGGGAATCTATCTCGCGAACTCGATGAATTCTTTGCGGATCGAAGGACAAAAAACGATCTCTGTGGAAATCACGCAACAGTTGGAATGGAAGGTTCCGGATTGGATCGTGATTCCGGGAGGAAATCTCGGAAACGTTTCCGCGCTCGGAGCCGGATTTGAGATGATGCTTTCCCTCGGGCTCATCGACAAACTTCCGAGAATCGTATTGGCGCAAGCCGAACACGCGAATCCACTTTATCTTTCCTACTTAAAGAATTTTGAAAGTTTCGAACCGGTTGCGGCCAAAACGACGCTTGCGTCCGCGATTCAAATCGGAAATCCGGTTTCGATTCAAAAGGCGATCAAAACCCTCAAAAAATTCGGCGGCGTTGTCGAACAGGCCAGCGAATCCGAGTTGGCGAACGCGGCGGCAAGAGCGGACTTATTCGGTTTATACAACGATCCTCATACGGGAGTGGCTTTGGCGGCTTTGGAAAAGCTGATTCACAAGGGGACGATCAAAAAAGGGGAGAATGTGGTCGTAATTTCGACCGCTCACGGCTTGAAATTCACCGAATTCAAACTTCAGTTCCACGACGGGAAAATTCCGGGATCGGATTCTAAAATCGTAAATTCCATCCATAGAATCGAACCGAAAGCGGACAAAGTTATAGGGCTAATCAAGCGGTTATTGAGCCTCGATTAGGCCTTTTTTTAAAAGGAAATTGAGAATTTTTTTAAGACTTTTTTTCCTAATTATTTTTTTTTCGTCGAAACTGGGAAGTTTTTCGTCATATCTCTAATCCATGAGGGATTTTGACGACGTATCAGCCGACTTTCAAATGGAAGTCGATTCTGCGATTTCAAGAGAAATTCCGATTTCCTTAATCACGTATGTTCTAACCCCCAAGGGTGAGAAAAAACTGAAATACATCATTCAGGGAATTCTCACCCGATACGATCGACTCGATCTCACCGAACTTCTTTATACTTCTTCCAAAGAATTGATCGTCAATGCGACGAAAGCCGCAATCAAACGGATT from Leptospira kmetyi serovar Malaysia str. Bejo-Iso9 harbors:
- a CDS encoding LIMLP_15305 family protein; translated protein: MQQETSTGQNLLGQFLAQSPVKSLIDRYRTERGKIRSFMEKLPLYSSALKDHEFQNADSMLRKELASKVSLLKEPVRRLEEAFVSARKLDLIGSSEIAVLLIDKLTNTIQSAGYGLTGLATGFKATAEELEKLAEFDHSLFKEVEGIESKIQALKVTADSSVQEVRNAIGEVRSALDELENAFRSRKELFTKL
- the thrC gene encoding threonine synthase, which translates into the protein MVSTLTRYKAEFECINDSCKTRYDLNEIVYECKKCGSLLQVSHDIEALKTVSGQEWKNQFDARFRSVQFPNSSGIWNKREWVLPHIEDKNIVTSGEGLTHLFNSDRLTESLGLGSFYVKQCGISHTGSFKDLGMTVLLSQVKHMIASGVPIQAVACASSGDTSAALASYAAKAGIPAIIFLPAGKVSQAQLIQPVSNGAKVIALDTDFDGCMQIVKEVTREAGIYLANSMNSLRIEGQKTISVEITQQLEWKVPDWIVIPGGNLGNVSALGAGFEMMLSLGLIDKLPRIVLAQAEHANPLYLSYLKNFESFEPVAAKTTLASAIQIGNPVSIQKAIKTLKKFGGVVEQASESELANAAARADLFGLYNDPHTGVALAALEKLIHKGTIKKGENVVVISTAHGLKFTEFKLQFHDGKIPGSDSKIVNSIHRIEPKADKVIGLIKRLLSLD
- a CDS encoding SPFH domain-containing protein translates to MALIDVIKYEGQPGEIVWKFPRNDISHFGQLVVNESQEAVFFKEGKALDVFGPGTHTLKTGNIPILEKLVNLPFGGQTPFTAEIVYVNKSVINMTWGTPAPIQIEDPKYHITLGLRAFGNYNIKVIDSKSFVNTVVGTQQRFNHDGVDKLLKPMVVTRLSDFISEVVLKNGVPITQISQHLEEASAAGKTKTQPDFQKYGLEILDFFIQSINFDQNDPNFQKIQKVLTDKFEIETMGNMYQQKRMLDIGEAAANNPGGAAGEGMSAGMGLGMGMNMAGMMSNMMGQNQAGAKPAAEDATARLAKLKTLLDGGLITQEEFDTKKKDILNSI